One Polaribacter sp. KT25b DNA segment encodes these proteins:
- a CDS encoding DUF4286 family protein, whose protein sequence is MYIYNVTININETVHEEWLTWMETHILDVLNTGKFISAKLTEVLVDEEMGGKTYSVQYAANTREDLNDYYEKDADRLRIKSLKKFGDQILAFRTELKLVKEFYPTNVSN, encoded by the coding sequence ATGTATATATACAACGTAACAATTAATATAAATGAAACTGTTCATGAAGAATGGTTAACTTGGATGGAAACTCACATTCTTGATGTTTTAAACACTGGCAAATTTATATCGGCAAAACTAACTGAGGTTTTGGTTGATGAAGAAATGGGAGGTAAAACTTATTCTGTACAATACGCAGCAAATACAAGAGAAGATTTAAACGATTATTACGAAAAAGATGCGGATAGATTACGCATAAAAAGTTTGAAAAAATTTGGCGATCAAATATTGGCTTTTAGAACAGAATTAAAATTAGTAAAAGAATTTTATCCTACAAATGTTAGTAATTAA
- a CDS encoding tetratricopeptide repeat protein — MKHFLILILLTFSSLSFCQETDQNDFFLADTYYRQGEFEKATQIFKKLYDKSPFNTTYLSKLITCYQETDNFKTVEKLLQKRIQQNNTVAYLYVFLGYNYERQQQEELANANYQKAINSLDKNPAYGTAIGNLFKYYNLLDNAILVYKKVMEQNPNANYSFQIAQIYGEKGNYQKMFESYLDLVAKNVSYLSLVQRYASKYITDDAENETNILFKKTLLKKSISNAKNEWNVLLSWLFAQQKEYGKALIQEKALYKRNPFNLDEIFSLGKLAFDNEDFESAKSCFDFINEKTSFAEEKIDANLYLVKIAVATKNPETEKIFESLITEFGINEFTINLQVEYANFSTFNKNNPEKARAILEKALTFSRSKFDEASIKLKLGDVLVFSGNYNKALIYFSQIQTQLEDHELAQEARFKVAQTSYFKGDFTWAKAQLKVLKGSTTQLIANDALDLFLKITDNEPVDSIPSGLKQLAKAELLAYQNKDAEALAEIETLSKSKKILVNGLVPGEVIYDDVQFFKAKLYIKQKKYDDAIITLAEIIAADNQSFLTDDVYFMMAEMYNYNLNNVEKAKEYYQKIIFEQPSSIYLVEARNKFRKLRGDTI; from the coding sequence ATGAAGCACTTTCTTATACTTATTTTATTAACTTTTAGCAGTTTAAGCTTTTGTCAAGAAACTGATCAAAATGATTTTTTCTTGGCAGACACTTATTATAGACAAGGAGAATTTGAAAAAGCAACTCAAATTTTTAAAAAACTTTATGATAAAAGTCCGTTTAATACCACTTATTTAAGCAAGCTAATTACTTGTTATCAAGAAACCGATAATTTTAAAACTGTAGAAAAATTACTTCAAAAGCGAATTCAACAAAACAACACAGTAGCTTATTTGTATGTTTTTTTAGGTTACAATTACGAACGTCAACAACAAGAAGAATTGGCAAATGCTAATTACCAAAAAGCAATAAATTCTTTAGATAAAAATCCTGCTTATGGCACTGCAATTGGTAATCTTTTTAAGTATTACAACTTACTTGACAATGCGATTTTAGTTTATAAAAAAGTAATGGAACAAAATCCGAATGCAAACTACAGCTTTCAAATTGCACAGATTTATGGAGAAAAAGGTAATTATCAAAAAATGTTTGAATCTTATTTAGATTTGGTTGCTAAAAACGTAAGTTACCTAAGTTTAGTACAACGATATGCAAGCAAATATATTACAGATGATGCAGAAAACGAGACCAATATTTTATTCAAAAAAACACTTTTAAAAAAGTCTATTAGTAATGCAAAAAACGAGTGGAATGTTTTGTTAAGCTGGTTATTTGCGCAACAAAAAGAATATGGAAAAGCGCTAATACAAGAAAAAGCTTTATACAAAAGAAATCCTTTTAATCTTGATGAAATATTTAGTTTAGGAAAATTAGCTTTTGATAATGAAGATTTTGAATCGGCTAAAAGTTGTTTCGATTTTATCAACGAGAAAACATCTTTTGCAGAAGAAAAAATTGATGCAAATTTATACTTGGTAAAAATTGCTGTAGCAACAAAAAACCCAGAAACCGAAAAAATATTTGAATCGTTAATTACAGAATTTGGTATTAATGAATTTACCATAAATCTTCAAGTTGAATATGCAAATTTTTCAACTTTTAATAAAAATAATCCAGAAAAAGCAAGAGCTATTTTAGAAAAAGCTTTAACATTTTCTCGTTCAAAATTTGATGAAGCCAGCATAAAATTAAAATTAGGCGATGTATTGGTTTTTAGTGGAAATTATAACAAAGCACTGATCTATTTTTCTCAAATCCAAACGCAATTAGAAGATCATGAACTAGCGCAAGAAGCACGTTTTAAAGTGGCGCAAACAAGCTATTTTAAAGGCGATTTTACTTGGGCAAAAGCACAATTAAAAGTATTAAAAGGTTCTACAACACAACTTATTGCAAACGATGCGTTAGATTTATTTTTAAAAATTACAGACAACGAACCTGTAGATTCTATTCCGTCTGGATTAAAACAATTGGCAAAAGCAGAATTATTAGCATATCAAAATAAAGATGCAGAGGCATTAGCAGAAATAGAAACCTTATCTAAATCTAAAAAAATATTGGTAAATGGACTTGTTCCTGGTGAAGTTATTTATGATGATGTGCAATTTTTTAAAGCAAAATTATACATAAAACAAAAAAAATATGATGATGCAATTATAACTTTAGCAGAAATTATTGCAGCCGATAATCAAAGTTTTTTAACAGATGATGTTTATTTTATGATGGCAGAAATGTATAATTATAATTTAAACAACGTAGAAAAAGCAAAAGAATATTATCAGAAAATAATATTTGAACAACCTTCAAGTATTTATTTAGTAGAAGCCAGAAATAAATTTAGAAAATTAAGAGGAGATACAATTTAG
- the serS gene encoding serine--tRNA ligase, which produces MLQVNFIRENKEVVLEGLAKRNFANATTIIEQVLTADENRRATQVELDTTLGESNKLSKEIGNLFKSGEIEKANILKEKTGLLKESSKNLSDKLTMYADELQTLLYQIPNIPHASVKQGVSADDNENIFSEGNIPDLGENALPHWELARKYDIIDFELGTKITGAGFPVYKGKGARLQRALINYFLDKNTKAGYTEVQVPHLVNADSATATGQLPDKEGQMYHCEVDDLYLIPTAEIPITNMFRGNLMQETEFPIKATGYTPCFRREAGSYGAHVRGLNRLHQFDKVEIVRIEHPDNSYAALNEMVEHIKNILRELKLPYRILRLCGGDTGFTSALTFDFELFSTAQDRWLEISSASNFETFQANRLKLRFKNKDGNSEFAHTLNGSSLALPRVLAGILENYQTANGIKIPDVLVPYCGFDIIK; this is translated from the coding sequence ATGTTACAAGTAAATTTTATTAGAGAAAACAAAGAAGTTGTTTTAGAAGGATTGGCAAAACGTAATTTTGCAAATGCTACAACTATTATTGAGCAAGTGTTAACTGCAGATGAAAATAGAAGAGCTACTCAAGTTGAGTTAGATACTACTTTAGGAGAATCTAATAAACTATCGAAAGAAATTGGAAACCTTTTTAAATCTGGAGAAATAGAAAAAGCGAACATTTTAAAAGAGAAAACTGGTTTATTAAAAGAAAGTTCTAAAAATTTATCTGATAAATTAACCATGTATGCAGATGAATTGCAAACGCTTTTATATCAGATACCAAATATTCCTCATGCTTCTGTAAAACAAGGAGTTTCTGCGGATGATAATGAGAACATTTTTAGCGAAGGAAATATTCCTGATTTAGGAGAAAATGCTTTGCCTCATTGGGAATTAGCAAGAAAATACGACATTATAGATTTTGAATTAGGTACTAAAATTACTGGTGCTGGTTTTCCTGTTTATAAAGGAAAAGGCGCAAGATTACAACGTGCTTTAATCAATTATTTTTTAGATAAAAATACAAAAGCTGGTTATACAGAAGTGCAAGTGCCACATTTGGTAAATGCAGATTCTGCAACGGCAACTGGGCAATTACCAGACAAAGAAGGGCAAATGTATCATTGTGAAGTAGATGATTTGTATTTAATACCAACAGCAGAAATTCCGATTACAAATATGTTTCGTGGAAATTTAATGCAAGAAACCGAGTTTCCTATAAAAGCTACTGGTTACACACCTTGTTTTAGACGTGAAGCGGGAAGTTATGGTGCGCATGTTCGTGGTTTAAATAGATTACATCAATTTGATAAAGTAGAAATTGTTAGAATTGAACACCCAGACAATTCTTACGCTGCTTTAAATGAAATGGTAGAGCACATTAAAAATATTTTAAGAGAATTAAAATTACCTTACAGAATTTTGCGTTTGTGTGGTGGAGATACTGGTTTTACTTCTGCTTTAACATTCGATTTTGAGTTGTTTTCTACAGCACAAGACCGTTGGTTAGAAATTAGTTCTGCTTCTAATTTTGAAACTTTTCAGGCTAATAGATTAAAACTTCGTTTTAAAAATAAAGATGGAAATAGCGAGTTTGCACATACTTTAAACGGAAGTTCTTTGGCATTACCGCGTGTTTTAGCAGGAATTTTAGAAAATTATCAAACTGCAAACGGTATTAAAATACCTGATGTTTTAGTACCTTATTGCGGGTTTGATATTATAAAATAG
- a CDS encoding bifunctional riboflavin kinase/FAD synthetase: MKIVQDTSNFSDKEKTYVTIGTFDGVHFGHQKIIEKLVNEAKKANKKSVVLTFFPHPRMVLQKDVALELINTIDERAALLEKTGLDYLIIHPFSKEFSRMTALEFVRDILVNQLNISKLIIGYDHHFGKNREGNIVQLTEYSHLYDFVVEEIPAQDIDDVSVSSTKIRRALASGNLETANDYLGYNFMLNGNVVNGKKLGGKIGFPTANIDVNETYKLIPKTGVYIVKSNIDNKTVFGMMNIGSRPTVNGKHQTIEVHFFDFNQNLYDKNITVELIYFLRNEEKFDSVNTLVQQLKKDEKTAKDYIKTNC; the protein is encoded by the coding sequence TTGAAAATAGTACAAGACACTTCTAATTTTTCTGATAAAGAAAAAACATATGTTACCATTGGCACTTTTGATGGTGTTCATTTTGGGCATCAAAAAATTATTGAAAAACTAGTTAATGAGGCTAAAAAAGCGAATAAAAAATCGGTGGTTTTAACTTTTTTTCCGCATCCAAGAATGGTGTTACAAAAAGATGTAGCTTTAGAATTAATTAACACAATTGATGAACGAGCTGCTTTATTAGAAAAAACGGGTTTAGATTATTTAATTATTCATCCGTTTAGTAAAGAGTTTTCTAGAATGACGGCGCTAGAATTTGTGCGAGACATTTTAGTAAATCAATTAAATATATCGAAATTAATTATTGGTTACGATCATCATTTTGGTAAAAATAGAGAAGGAAATATTGTTCAATTAACAGAATATAGTCATTTATATGATTTTGTTGTTGAAGAAATTCCAGCACAAGATATTGATGATGTTTCTGTAAGTTCTACAAAAATTAGACGCGCTTTAGCTAGTGGTAATTTAGAAACTGCCAATGATTATTTAGGCTATAATTTTATGCTGAATGGCAACGTTGTAAATGGTAAAAAATTAGGTGGAAAAATTGGTTTTCCTACAGCTAATATTGATGTTAATGAAACCTATAAATTAATACCTAAAACTGGTGTTTACATAGTAAAATCTAACATTGACAATAAAACTGTTTTTGGAATGATGAATATTGGCAGTAGACCAACTGTAAATGGCAAACATCAAACAATTGAGGTTCATTTTTTTGATTTTAACCAAAATTTGTATGATAAAAATATAACTGTAGAATTGATTTATTTTTTAAGAAATGAAGAAAAATTTGATTCTGTTAATACTTTAGTTCAGCAACTTAAAAAGGACGAAAAAACTGCTAAAGATTATATTAAAACTAATTGCTAA